From a single Paraburkholderia sp. FT54 genomic region:
- a CDS encoding ABC transporter substrate-binding protein: MAAVLAPSGTLRASINLGNPVLATLDPTTGKPVGVSVDLATELAKRLGVPLQLVAVKSAGASVENVNQDKADIGFFAVDPQRGQEIAFTKPYVLIEGFYLVRDASPITTNEQVDRPGVTVAVGKGSAYDLFLTRELHHATLVRIATSPAVVQGFLDQHLDVAAGVKQQLEKDAAKTDGLRLLDQRFMVIRQAMGVPKAKGDAAAAYLSTFVEDMKASGFVAASLARHRIAGAEVAKDND; the protein is encoded by the coding sequence ATGGCGGCCGTACTCGCTCCGTCCGGCACGCTGCGCGCGTCGATCAACCTCGGCAACCCCGTGCTGGCGACGCTCGATCCAACGACGGGCAAGCCGGTCGGCGTGTCCGTCGATCTCGCCACCGAACTCGCCAAACGACTCGGCGTGCCGCTGCAACTGGTCGCGGTCAAATCGGCGGGCGCCTCGGTTGAGAACGTCAATCAGGACAAGGCCGACATCGGTTTCTTCGCGGTCGATCCGCAGCGTGGCCAGGAAATCGCATTCACAAAGCCGTACGTGCTGATAGAGGGCTTTTATCTCGTGCGCGACGCCTCGCCGATCACCACCAACGAGCAGGTCGATCGACCCGGCGTGACGGTCGCGGTCGGCAAGGGCAGCGCCTACGATCTGTTTCTGACGCGCGAACTGCACCACGCGACGCTCGTGCGCATTGCCACGTCGCCCGCGGTCGTGCAGGGCTTTCTCGATCAGCATCTGGACGTGGCCGCCGGCGTCAAGCAGCAGCTCGAAAAGGACGCCGCCAAAACCGATGGATTGCGGCTATTGGACCAGCGCTTCATGGTGATCCGTCAGGCGATGGGCGTACCCAAAGCAAAGGGCGACGCCGCGGCCGCCTATCTGTCGACATTCGTCGAAGACATGAAAGCGTCCGGCTTCGTCGCGGCGTCGCTCGCGCGGCATCGGATCGCGGGCGCCGAGGTCGCGAAAGACAACGACTAG
- a CDS encoding ABC transporter ATP-binding protein, with protein MSALLETRALSAFYGDFQALFGIDVTVAPGEVIALIGSNGAGKSTFLKSVAGLLRPRTAEQILYRGEPIGAAAAASIVGKGIALVPEGRRLFASLTVEENLLLGAFSKRRGRWNLQSVYALFPALQTRRHHAATALSGGQQQMVAIGRALMSNPDLLMCDELSLGLAPVIVREIYAALPEIVSHGMSAIVVEQDVQLARRVSSRFYCLQEGRVSLTGVSAEVSDEAITQAYFGVAA; from the coding sequence ATGTCGGCACTATTGGAGACTCGCGCGCTGAGCGCGTTTTACGGTGACTTCCAGGCGCTGTTCGGCATCGACGTGACGGTGGCGCCGGGCGAAGTGATCGCGCTGATCGGGTCGAACGGAGCGGGTAAATCGACCTTTCTGAAATCGGTGGCGGGCCTGCTGCGTCCGCGCACCGCCGAGCAAATTCTCTATCGCGGCGAGCCGATCGGCGCTGCGGCTGCGGCGAGCATTGTCGGCAAGGGCATTGCGCTGGTGCCGGAAGGGCGGCGTCTGTTTGCGAGTTTGACCGTCGAAGAGAACCTGTTGCTCGGCGCGTTCAGCAAGCGGCGGGGACGCTGGAATCTGCAAAGCGTCTATGCGCTGTTCCCGGCGTTGCAAACGCGCCGTCATCACGCGGCCACCGCGTTGTCGGGCGGTCAGCAGCAGATGGTGGCGATCGGCCGCGCGCTGATGAGCAACCCCGATCTGCTGATGTGCGACGAACTCTCGCTCGGTCTCGCGCCGGTGATCGTCCGCGAAATCTATGCAGCGTTGCCCGAGATCGTCTCGCATGGCATGAGCGCGATTGTCGTCGAACAGGACGTGCAACTGGCACGCCGCGTCTCGTCGCGTTTTTATTGCTTGCAGGAAGGGCGCGTTTCGTTGACCGGCGTATCTGCCGAGGTGTCGGACGAGGCGATCACGCAGGCGTATTTTGGAGTGGCGGCATGA
- a CDS encoding intradiol ring-cleavage dioxygenase: MRPTMNDETIHPLTRNVLNTFADCTDPRLKQIMTALVTHLHAFASEVELTGDEWRRGIEFLTATGKMCNGIRQEFILLSDTLGLSIMVDAINHGRGGVTTESSLLGPFYREGAKEEEFGANIARTEGEPTLIHGRLVDERGAPVAGALIEVWETANNGMYEGQDPDQPESNLRGKFRSGPNGEYAFRTIKPTSYPIPTDGPVGQMLMATGRHPMRPAHIHFLIVAPGYETLTTALYSEGDPYVHSDAVFGSKPSLVIDYVPNHDAAAAKEWALPSPFFEVQRDFVLSAQQA, from the coding sequence ATGAGGCCAACCATGAACGACGAAACCATCCATCCATTGACGCGAAACGTGCTCAACACCTTCGCCGATTGCACCGATCCACGCCTGAAGCAGATCATGACCGCGCTGGTCACGCATCTGCATGCATTCGCCAGCGAAGTTGAACTGACCGGCGACGAATGGCGCCGCGGCATCGAATTCCTGACCGCTACCGGCAAGATGTGCAACGGCATTCGCCAGGAGTTCATTCTGCTGTCGGACACACTCGGCCTGTCGATCATGGTCGACGCGATCAATCACGGGCGCGGTGGCGTCACCACCGAAAGCAGTCTGCTCGGCCCGTTCTATCGCGAAGGCGCGAAGGAAGAGGAGTTCGGCGCCAACATCGCGCGCACGGAAGGCGAGCCGACGCTGATTCATGGGCGTCTCGTCGACGAGCGCGGTGCGCCCGTGGCCGGTGCGTTGATCGAGGTATGGGAAACCGCGAACAACGGCATGTACGAAGGCCAGGATCCCGATCAGCCCGAGAGCAACCTGCGCGGCAAATTCCGCTCGGGGCCGAACGGCGAATACGCATTCAGGACCATCAAACCGACCAGCTATCCCATTCCGACCGACGGCCCGGTTGGACAGATGCTGATGGCGACCGGCCGTCATCCGATGCGGCCCGCCCACATCCATTTCCTGATCGTAGCGCCCGGCTACGAGACGCTGACCACCGCGCTTTACTCGGAGGGCGACCCCTATGTTCATTCCGACGCGGTGTTCGGCTCGAAGCCGTCGCTCGTGATCGACTACGTGCCGAATCACGACGCTGCCGCCGCCAAAGAGTGGGCGCTGCCAAGCCCATTCTTCGAAGTGCAGCGCGACTTTGTGCTGTCCGCGCAGCAGGCATGA
- a CDS encoding maleylacetate reductase — protein MEPFIYNGLPSRVIFGAGSLDQLDREIGLLGATRAIVLSTPQQRAQAEALAASLGSRAAGVYAEAVMHVPVETARAAREFATQAGADCAIALGGGSTTGLGKAIALETSLPIIAIPTTYAGSEMTPIYGLTEGGVKKTGRDLRVLPKTVIYDPALTTSLPPALSLTSGINAIAHAAEGLYAQDTNPIISLMAEEGIRAFGQGLPRVMQQPGDLAARGDCLYGAWLCGAVLGSVGMALHHKLCHTLGGTFNLPHAETHTIVLPHVLAYNRAAAPEAMKRIAHALQAEDAAQAVFDLARDHGAPTALKDIGLTSADLDVALALALQNPYWNPRPVERIPLRALLEAAFDGRRPD, from the coding sequence ATGGAACCGTTCATCTACAACGGCTTGCCGTCACGCGTGATCTTCGGCGCGGGCAGTCTCGACCAGCTCGATCGCGAGATCGGCCTGCTCGGCGCGACGCGAGCAATCGTGTTGTCCACGCCGCAGCAACGCGCGCAGGCTGAAGCGCTCGCGGCAAGCCTCGGCTCGCGCGCAGCAGGCGTCTATGCCGAAGCCGTGATGCATGTGCCGGTCGAAACCGCTCGCGCGGCACGTGAGTTCGCCACACAGGCCGGCGCCGATTGCGCGATCGCGCTGGGCGGCGGTTCCACAACGGGGCTCGGCAAGGCAATCGCGCTCGAAACCTCCCTGCCGATCATCGCGATTCCAACCACGTATGCTGGCTCCGAGATGACGCCGATTTACGGCCTCACCGAAGGCGGCGTCAAGAAGACCGGCCGCGATCTGCGAGTGCTGCCGAAGACGGTGATTTACGACCCGGCATTGACCACGTCGCTGCCGCCCGCGTTGTCGCTGACGAGCGGGATCAACGCGATTGCCCACGCGGCGGAAGGGCTCTACGCACAAGACACGAATCCGATCATCAGCCTCATGGCGGAAGAGGGCATTCGCGCGTTCGGCCAGGGACTGCCTCGCGTGATGCAACAACCAGGCGATCTCGCGGCACGCGGCGATTGCCTGTATGGCGCGTGGCTCTGCGGCGCGGTGCTCGGCAGTGTCGGCATGGCCTTGCATCACAAGCTGTGCCATACGCTCGGCGGCACCTTCAATCTGCCGCACGCTGAGACGCACACCATCGTGTTGCCGCACGTGCTCGCCTACAACCGTGCGGCTGCGCCCGAGGCGATGAAGCGTATCGCGCACGCATTGCAAGCGGAGGACGCCGCGCAAGCCGTCTTCGATCTCGCGCGCGACCACGGTGCGCCGACGGCGCTGAAGGACATCGGCCTGACATCAGCCGATCTCGATGTCGCACTCGCTCTCGCGCTGCAGAATCCGTACTGGAATCCGCGGCCGGTCGAGCGAATACCGCTACGTGCTTTGCTCGAAGCCGCCTTCGACGGGCGACGCCCCGACTAG
- a CDS encoding ABC transporter ATP-binding protein has protein sequence MNPVLRLTSVSKRYGALQVTDDISFAVERGETYGILGPNGAGKTTLFNLVSGDVRPDQGSVEFDGADVNHLPPHRRCAAGIGRSYQVPRPFGGMTVFENLLVGATFGGELTGHAAYDVCVDVLERTGLKARANQLAGTLGLLDRKRLELARALATQPQLLLLDEIAGGLTEPETHALVDEIRRVKERGVTIVWIEHVVHALLAVADRLLVINFGKRLAEGLPAAVMDDPEVRRVYLGLEA, from the coding sequence ATGAACCCAGTGCTCAGACTCACCAGCGTGTCGAAGCGCTACGGCGCGCTGCAGGTGACCGACGACATCAGCTTCGCGGTCGAACGCGGCGAAACCTACGGCATTCTCGGCCCCAACGGCGCCGGCAAGACCACGCTGTTCAATCTCGTCAGCGGCGACGTGCGGCCCGATCAGGGCAGCGTCGAATTCGACGGCGCGGATGTGAACCACTTGCCGCCGCATCGCCGTTGCGCGGCGGGGATCGGCCGCTCGTATCAGGTGCCCCGGCCGTTCGGTGGCATGACGGTGTTCGAAAACCTGCTGGTCGGCGCCACCTTCGGCGGCGAACTGACCGGCCATGCCGCGTACGATGTCTGCGTCGACGTGCTCGAACGCACCGGCCTCAAGGCCCGCGCCAACCAGCTGGCCGGAACGTTGGGATTGCTCGACCGCAAACGGCTCGAACTGGCCCGCGCGCTCGCGACGCAACCGCAACTGCTGCTGCTCGACGAGATCGCCGGCGGCCTCACCGAGCCCGAAACGCACGCCCTCGTCGACGAGATTCGACGCGTCAAGGAGCGTGGCGTGACGATCGTGTGGATCGAACATGTCGTGCATGCGTTGCTCGCGGTGGCCGACCGTTTGCTGGTCATCAACTTCGGCAAGCGGCTCGCGGAGGGCTTGCCCGCCGCCGTGATGGACGACCCCGAAGTGCGGCGCGTGTATCTCGGACTGGAGGCTTGA
- a CDS encoding branched-chain amino acid ABC transporter permease — MNTLINIVVQGVLLGALYGLFAMGQSLVFGVMRLTNTAHGDFIVLLVFVLFALTSFAHLPLAVALVLLLVIAFGAGYAVQFALLNRVSSRDPLPSLIVTFGLSIVIQNVLQQMFSADPRSIATGSFESRSITFAGGITLGYLPLVTLVATVALAFAMQWLFGRTPLGRAFRATSDDREIVQLMGVSYRRTYALAMGIAFVLIAVAAALYSMRTAVSPSDGPALLLYAFEAVIIGGMGSFWGTFVGGMALGIAQQVGFYFDPGWGIWLGHVVFLGVLVARPQGLLPKTA, encoded by the coding sequence ATGAACACGCTCATCAATATCGTCGTGCAAGGCGTGCTGTTGGGCGCGCTTTACGGGCTCTTCGCGATGGGCCAGTCACTGGTGTTCGGCGTGATGCGTCTGACCAATACCGCGCATGGCGACTTCATCGTGCTGCTGGTGTTCGTGCTGTTCGCGTTGACGAGCTTCGCCCATCTGCCGCTCGCCGTTGCGCTCGTACTGTTGCTCGTGATCGCGTTCGGCGCGGGCTATGCCGTGCAGTTCGCGCTTCTGAACCGCGTCAGCAGCCGCGATCCGCTGCCGTCGCTGATCGTGACGTTCGGCTTGTCGATCGTGATTCAGAACGTGTTGCAGCAGATGTTCTCCGCGGATCCGCGTTCCATCGCCACCGGCAGCTTCGAATCGCGCAGCATCACGTTCGCGGGCGGCATCACGCTCGGCTATCTGCCGCTCGTCACGCTGGTGGCGACGGTGGCGCTCGCCTTCGCGATGCAGTGGCTGTTCGGCCGCACACCGCTCGGCCGCGCGTTTCGCGCCACCTCCGACGATCGCGAGATCGTGCAACTGATGGGCGTCTCGTACCGCCGCACCTATGCGCTGGCGATGGGCATCGCCTTCGTGCTGATCGCGGTGGCCGCGGCGCTCTATTCGATGCGCACGGCGGTGTCGCCGAGCGATGGCCCGGCGCTGCTGCTGTATGCGTTCGAGGCGGTGATCATCGGCGGAATGGGGTCGTTCTGGGGCACCTTCGTCGGCGGCATGGCGCTCGGTATCGCGCAGCAGGTGGGCTTTTACTTCGACCCCGGCTGGGGTATCTGGCTCGGCCACGTGGTGTTTCTCGGCGTGCTGGTGGCGCGGCCGCAGGGCTTGCTGCCCAAAACCGCATAG
- a CDS encoding Rieske 2Fe-2S domain-containing protein — protein sequence MNAANPEPHQDFLCALDDIPDGGALEIPADQAGAPGVVVLRRGEDAWAYRNVCPHFSIPLNYEPNTFWAYDAELLMCAHHSAMFRFEDGVCVDGPCEGASLTPVDIRIEERQIFNNDWKRQL from the coding sequence ATGAACGCGGCGAATCCCGAACCTCACCAGGACTTTCTCTGCGCGCTCGACGACATTCCCGACGGCGGCGCGCTTGAAATCCCCGCTGACCAGGCCGGCGCACCAGGCGTCGTGGTTCTGCGCCGCGGCGAAGACGCGTGGGCTTACCGCAACGTGTGCCCGCACTTTTCGATTCCGCTGAACTACGAACCGAACACGTTCTGGGCCTACGACGCCGAATTGCTGATGTGCGCGCATCACAGCGCGATGTTTCGCTTCGAAGACGGCGTGTGCGTCGATGGACCGTGTGAGGGCGCGTCGCTCACGCCGGTCGACATCCGCATCGAAGAGCGGCAGATATTCAATAACGACTGGAAGAGACAGCTATGA
- a CDS encoding ABC transporter substrate-binding protein: protein MDSPTFDARRRRFVSLAAGSALAATTSAFSPLVFSAGSRTLKIGYVSPQTGPLAPFGEADRFTIQQMQTALKNGIVIGGKSYPVSIVVKDSQSNPNRAGEVANDLILKDKVDIMLVSGTPETANPVSDACELNEMPCVSTVVPWQPWFFGRKGDPKKGFRFTYHFFWGLEDVIAVYTGMWQSVQTNHSVGGLFPNDGDGNAWGDAKLGFPPVLAQKGFTLKDPGRFQSMTQDFSAQISSFKQSNAQIVTGVVIPPDAKNFLVQARQQGLKPKVISIGKALLFPTSIEALGNLGDGLSTEVWWSPSHPFKSSLTGQSARQVADDYERVTSKQWTQPIGFAHALFEIAVDSLKRAKDVDSNEAIRDAVASTKLDTLVGHVAWGGGPVKNVAKTPLVGGQWVKGQKHPFDLAIVNNQLAPSVPLSGPLKLIA from the coding sequence ATGGACTCACCTACTTTCGATGCGAGGCGCCGCCGCTTTGTCAGCCTCGCGGCAGGCAGTGCGCTCGCCGCCACGACCTCGGCGTTCTCGCCGCTCGTCTTCTCCGCCGGCTCACGCACGCTGAAAATCGGCTACGTATCGCCGCAAACCGGACCGCTCGCGCCGTTCGGCGAAGCGGATCGCTTCACGATCCAGCAGATGCAGACGGCGCTGAAAAACGGCATCGTGATCGGCGGCAAATCGTATCCGGTGTCGATCGTCGTCAAGGACAGCCAGTCGAATCCGAACCGCGCCGGCGAAGTCGCCAACGACCTGATCCTGAAGGACAAGGTCGACATCATGCTGGTGTCCGGCACACCGGAGACGGCCAATCCCGTGAGCGACGCGTGCGAGCTGAACGAGATGCCGTGCGTGTCGACGGTGGTGCCGTGGCAGCCGTGGTTCTTCGGCAGAAAGGGCGACCCGAAGAAGGGTTTCCGCTTCACCTATCACTTTTTCTGGGGACTGGAGGACGTGATCGCCGTCTACACCGGCATGTGGCAATCGGTGCAAACCAATCACAGCGTGGGCGGCCTCTTTCCCAACGACGGCGACGGCAACGCATGGGGCGACGCCAAGCTCGGCTTTCCACCCGTGCTCGCGCAGAAGGGCTTCACGCTGAAGGATCCCGGCCGCTTCCAGAGCATGACGCAGGACTTCTCCGCGCAGATTTCGTCGTTCAAGCAGTCGAACGCGCAGATCGTCACGGGCGTCGTGATTCCGCCTGACGCCAAGAACTTTCTCGTTCAGGCGCGTCAGCAGGGTTTGAAGCCCAAGGTCATCTCGATCGGCAAAGCACTGCTGTTTCCGACCTCGATCGAAGCGCTCGGCAATCTCGGCGACGGACTTTCCACCGAGGTGTGGTGGTCGCCTTCGCATCCGTTCAAATCGTCGCTGACGGGGCAAAGCGCGCGGCAAGTCGCCGACGACTACGAGCGCGTCACCTCGAAGCAGTGGACTCAACCGATCGGTTTCGCCCACGCGCTATTCGAAATCGCCGTCGATTCGTTGAAGCGCGCTAAAGACGTCGACTCGAACGAAGCGATCCGCGACGCGGTGGCGTCGACGAAGCTCGATACGCTGGTCGGCCATGTCGCGTGGGGCGGCGGTCCGGTGAAGAACGTCGCCAAGACGCCGCTTGTTGGTGGGCAATGGGTGAAAGGTCAGAAGCATCCTTTCGATCTCGCGATCGTCAACAACCAGCTCGCGCCGAGCGTGCCGCTGTCCGGCCCGCTCAAGCTGATTGCCTGA
- a CDS encoding branched-chain amino acid ABC transporter permease, translated as MTMQLNQPAAGFEVRRATRASRVAVIVLLIVALAVASAPWWAGRDAMRDFVQLASYLVFALMWNLLAGYGGMVSIGQQAFFGIGGYGMLILANYCGISPFIAVPIAAVIATAVAIPVSMVAFRLEGGYFAIGTWVIAEVFRLTVANVSVLGGGSGTSLTALQEVPRALRESLTLWLALAIVAAAIGLLYLFLRSKAGLALTAMRDNAVAASSQGVDVKRARLIVYLVSACGTALAGGLYFVGNLRISPDAAFSVNWSAFGIFIVMIGGLGTLEGPIVGALIFFLLNQFLSDFGTWYLIGLGALAIVVTMFFPQGLWGFVSQRYGLQLFPVGRRVVFRDAGPSQQRSPDGASDSLDARPAAHRA; from the coding sequence ATGACCATGCAATTGAACCAGCCCGCAGCGGGCTTCGAGGTGCGGCGCGCGACGCGTGCGAGCCGCGTGGCGGTGATCGTGCTGCTGATCGTCGCGCTGGCGGTGGCGAGCGCGCCGTGGTGGGCAGGGCGCGACGCCATGCGCGACTTCGTGCAACTGGCATCCTACCTGGTATTCGCGTTGATGTGGAACCTGCTGGCGGGTTATGGCGGGATGGTGTCGATCGGCCAGCAGGCATTTTTCGGCATCGGCGGCTACGGCATGCTGATTCTCGCCAACTACTGCGGCATCTCGCCGTTCATCGCGGTGCCGATTGCTGCCGTGATTGCGACGGCGGTGGCGATTCCGGTGTCGATGGTGGCGTTCCGGCTCGAAGGCGGGTACTTCGCGATCGGCACCTGGGTGATCGCCGAAGTGTTCCGGTTGACGGTGGCGAACGTCTCGGTGCTCGGCGGCGGCTCGGGCACGAGCCTCACCGCATTGCAGGAGGTGCCGCGCGCGCTGCGCGAATCGCTGACGCTGTGGCTGGCGCTGGCCATCGTCGCGGCGGCGATCGGTCTGCTGTATCTGTTTCTGCGCTCGAAAGCCGGTCTCGCGTTGACCGCGATGCGCGACAACGCGGTGGCCGCCAGCAGCCAGGGCGTCGACGTGAAGCGCGCGCGCCTGATCGTCTATCTGGTGTCGGCGTGCGGCACCGCGTTGGCGGGCGGCCTGTACTTCGTCGGCAACCTGCGCATTTCGCCCGACGCCGCGTTCTCGGTGAACTGGAGCGCGTTCGGTATTTTCATCGTGATGATCGGCGGTCTCGGCACGCTCGAAGGGCCGATTGTCGGCGCGCTGATTTTCTTCCTGTTGAACCAGTTCCTGTCTGATTTCGGCACCTGGTATCTGATCGGCCTCGGCGCGCTGGCGATCGTCGTGACCATGTTCTTTCCGCAAGGACTGTGGGGCTTCGTGTCGCAGCGCTACGGCCTGCAATTGTTCCCCGTGGGCCGGCGCGTCGTGTTTCGCGACGCGGGCCCGTCTCAACAACGCTCGCCGGACGGCGCGTCCGATTCGCTCGACGCGCGCCCGGCGGCACATCGCGCATGA